Within the Bacteroidales bacterium genome, the region CCCGGAGTTAAGTAGGATGCAACTAGCTTGAATTGTTTCAATGTCCCTGTACCTGTATGGGTCCAGATTATAGTGGAATAAAATAAGGCACTGGATCCTGATACCACATAACTCCCGGATTGGCACATACTGGCAGCCGGACCTGCATCTGCCACAACCTGGCGTGTTATTTGCAAGGTCATTGCAGATACAGCACTCTGACATGCTGCCAGGGAATTTGCCGTCAGCGTAAGATTCACATTCCCCGATTGGATATCTGCTATACTGGGCGTATAAACAGGATGTAAGACACTTACATTATTAAAGGTTCCTGTTCCTGAACTGGTCCATGACAGAGAGGTATAATTCGCTGCATTCGAGGTGGAAAGTGTGAAGCTACTACCCTCACAAATACTTGAGTTACTCCCGGCAAAAGAAGTTGCAGAAGGATTAATTGTCAGGTTCATCGAATTGGTGATCCTGGACGCAAGGTGGATTGCCATTGGCTGTCAATGTTATAACAACTACTCCGTTTTCGGTCACACCGAAGTATAGGTTGGGTTAAGGTACATGCATTAATCAAACTTCCCTGACCATTGTGACTCACAAAACAGAGGTATAACAGCTGGCCGTGGCCGGGGTAATAGTAAACGGTGAATTCTGGCATGTGGTGGCATCAAGACCTGCATTGGCGTTGGGCCCGAAGTATACTAACGGAACGTGAAAAGTTTTCACACAGCCAAAAGCAGATGTTGTTGTGAGTGAAACATTATATACTCCACCAGTTGCATAGGTATGGGTAGGATTTTGCAGCGAACTGGGAGCACTCGCATCTCCAAATGTCCAGTTCCAGGAAGTAATCGAACCTGATGGAATAGTTGATGTATCAAAAAAATGAACCAATGCCCCAGTACACGTATCTGAACAACTGAAAGAAGTTACTGGAAGGGGGTTTACGGTTATGATCTTTTTGTGAGAACAGAGAACATTGTGATTGAAGTTGTGGTACCTGCACCGTATCATTGCCTGCCACATTCCAGAGAATATTTACGGAAGTCCCGGTATTACGGGTTGAATATTTCCACCATAGACTGACCAGTTATAACTATTTAGACCGGAAGTGATTGTAAAAGTAGATGTGGTTCCCATACAGGCAGAAGTTGGACCTGTTATCTGTGGGTTGCCGTTGGTATTTACAGTAATGAACAATGATGGGGAATTAAGACCATATCCGCAATCTGTATTCCAGCCTTTGACAAATAAGGTTCCACTCACTGCTGTTGACGAAAAATTTATAGTAATGCTGTTGGTTGTTGTGGTTTGGGTAGTGCCATCCGGAAGTGTCCAGATATAGTTCACTGTTGAGTTCTGTGCAGGCACTGTGTAGGTAACACCGATCTGACCCTGACATACAGGTGTGGGACCTGAGGGCATTGCAGGTGTGGGGGAGTTCTGATTAAAACCAGGTCCTGACTTATGGTAGCCTGTAGATAGTACCACCAACTATTAACCATTTGATCATGCTGAGGGGGATTGGGAGGAAAATTATGACAACCTGTTATTGTCGCACTGGTAGGATAAATACATCCTGAAACAGTATTACTTCCACCCCCAAGATAGGAGTCATCCCAATAAATGGGTAGAATAGCACTTCCTGAGGGTACAGGCCTGACAATATCCACCTTGATTCCTTTACTTGCATTTTCCAATATCCCATAATGGAAGATTGGTAAGGCCATTGAGGTAATCAATATCCATGTTTACCGAGGCACCATTCTGGACTGTAACCCCTAAACCATTCACACCATTCCAATGTATTGTATCCCAGGTCGCACAATTGGTGGAACCCGTCACACTTTTACTCAGGGTAACATCTTCAGGGCCGGATCCGGTCGGTTCACAGTCGATAGTAATAGTCACAGATCCGGGCTTATTGACCTTTACCAGGATATCAATGGTCCCATTACAATATGAGGTATTACTAACTTCACAAATTTGACCTAATGTTCCTGTGGGGTAGACGTTGGAATCAGGATCGTTGAGGAAGATTTTATATTGTGGTAAATCACCGGAAGAGGGCCAGTTATCAAGAGATTTACGATCAATAGCCCAATTTCCGCTATTTGTAACAATTTCATTGATTACAATACACTACATAAGTTCCGCCATTCCATTCATTGATATTCAATTTATCAACTATCTGGTCATCAGTATAAATAAACAAATTGGCCGGATAAGATAGAATATTATCGGATCCGGTACCATCAGTGAATTGCCAGGCTTTGCTCCAAAGTCGTCCATTCTTTACAGTAGTCCCATCAACAACGCTGATATCGAAAAACCGCATATCTTTACTATTATAGAAATGTCCTCCAGTAGAATTGGAAGCAAATTCGAAATAGTAATTCCCGGTCTTTGTTGGAGTCAGAATCAAAGGATCATATCCTGATGGATTGACGGTTCCAATCTTTGGGCCATTATAAGCCTCTGTCCAGGTGCTGATATAACCATTGCCGGTTGTTGGAATAGCTGCCAGTGAATATCCGGCAACAACAATCCCATCAGGATCTTTGATCTGGTAATATATATTCTGTGAATCGTCATTAAATCCAAAATAGATCTTTTCTGTTGTTGATTGCTAATATATACATTCAACCGGTATTTCTCCGGACAGCCTACATAAGCAAACTGGATTCTATGTGCAGCCAAATCTTCTTCAAACACAACCCTTAAACGGCGATTGGGCGTGGAGAACCAACAGAGTGTATTTTGAGTTTTGTAAAAGTCATAAGCAAATTGAGTTCATAGGCCACCTTCCAGATAAAAGTCTGTTTATTACCTATGTTACAAAGATAATATAATGCAGTCAATAAAAATATCAGAGCGAAAAATCTGGCATTCTTGCATTTAGCTAAGAAAACCAACAAACATAATGG harbors:
- a CDS encoding PKD domain-containing protein, with the translated sequence MVHFFDTSTIPSGSITSWNWTFGDASAPSSLQNPTHTYATGGVYNVSLTTTSAFGCVKTFHVPLVYFGPNANAGLDATTCQNSPFTITPATASCYTSVL